Proteins from one uncultured Desulfuromonas sp. genomic window:
- a CDS encoding transposase — protein MLTQNGFVTEAWLAIRPKRHWTSYFKWLQKGRWSWVALGLQTARLALQRTECSRCYVAIDDTVVLRCSRKAPESRIHHQHGCKVNRPVYVRGQNWVTMALVLPQGWRSLALPILSRLSRSTGNSGKLVAAKTLLRVTRPLFHGRLVTLLVDSWYMRKSLLLPAQTLGYQVIGQVRKDTALYRPPPCHNGKRGRPRKYGDKLTAERVAELPMISQNLFLYGQWQTVHYRSCVARARFLDGQQVRAVWSQIENKDGTLRQPRLILSTDLSLSAARILLAYNRRWSIEDLFNQLKNRWGWKQTWQQTRQVLHRWTQILSTGYALPQLLAQQNSEQVKDLASLCPWRDKQPITAGRVRQGLQRIFGHVDIRSHWNPKSGKFSPQNRGKKPDRPPDPHKTA, from the coding sequence ATGCTGACCCAGAATGGTTTTGTCACCGAAGCCTGGTTGGCGATCAGACCTAAGCGTCATTGGACCAGTTATTTCAAATGGTTGCAGAAGGGCCGCTGGTCCTGGGTTGCGCTTGGATTACAAACGGCTCGACTCGCTTTGCAACGAACAGAATGTTCGCGCTGCTATGTCGCCATAGACGATACGGTGGTTTTGCGCTGTTCGCGCAAGGCTCCAGAATCACGCATCCACCATCAGCATGGTTGCAAGGTCAACCGACCCGTTTATGTCCGGGGACAGAACTGGGTGACCATGGCTCTGGTGTTGCCACAGGGGTGGCGTTCTCTGGCCTTGCCGATTCTTTCCCGTTTATCCAGAAGCACAGGCAACAGCGGCAAACTGGTCGCGGCCAAGACTTTGCTCCGGGTGACTCGGCCTCTGTTCCATGGACGCCTTGTGACGCTGCTGGTCGATTCCTGGTACATGCGCAAGTCGCTGCTGCTTCCGGCCCAGACTCTGGGTTACCAGGTCATCGGCCAGGTGCGCAAGGACACAGCGCTCTATCGACCGCCGCCATGCCACAACGGCAAACGCGGGCGGCCCCGTAAATATGGCGATAAGCTGACAGCTGAGCGTGTCGCTGAATTGCCCATGATCAGCCAGAACCTTTTTCTCTACGGGCAATGGCAGACGGTTCATTATCGCAGTTGCGTTGCCCGAGCCCGCTTCCTTGACGGACAACAGGTTCGCGCGGTCTGGTCTCAGATTGAAAACAAAGATGGAACCTTGCGTCAGCCCCGGCTCATCTTGAGCACCGATCTAAGCTTGTCAGCCGCACGCATCCTGCTGGCGTATAACCGCAGGTGGTCCATCGAGGACCTGTTCAATCAGCTTAAGAACCGTTGGGGCTGGAAGCAGACCTGGCAGCAAACACGTCAGGTGCTGCATCGCTGGACACAGATTCTTTCAACCGGCTATGCGCTGCCACAGTTGTTGGCTCAACAGAACAGTGAACAGGTGAAAGACCTCGCCTCTCTCTGCCCTTGGAGAGACAAACAGCCGATCACGGCCGGGCGCGTGCGCCAAGGGTTGCAAAGGATTTTTGGTCATGTCGATATCCGCAGCCACTGGAACCCGAAGTCGGGAAAATTCAGCCCTCAAAACCGGGGCAAAAAACCGGATCGGCCACCTGATCCACACAAAACAGCTTAA
- a CDS encoding PAS domain-containing sensor histidine kinase encodes MTSIFDIRTLFLVLFIVCFALSIDLIFLWLRNRSVAGPKYWAAAMIFATVGSLCYIVRGFVPLFSSVFFSTIFTLGGYALFLRGIRAFFKISHGAALEWGAVGFSACYSTYFTLVSPCLVARIVLFSLVAALLLFRCAYLLFQRSPAGKEAIHSFATASTFLLAVISSLRAVLAIFGIGIPNTESFLDPNLVTVVALLSVITTYISLSIGLTSLPGQFAMKELRASEERFRRLTEESADIVWQLDTDLNFTYVNGVDQVLRGFSPDNVLGTSILDAMPPDDVERVCAFHRERLTQERQGAKTGAQRYEVRLFRKDGGTLWTELHASPLRDSNGQISGYIGITRDISDRKRDEDLKEKVLRDQTNFLQMVSHEYRTPLAIMQTNIDLLDIVGNETTETQQLRLVNMRQAVGRLKEVMETSLQAARFSELQLDQEPEVLELVSSLDSILDHAEGLWPDRTFVFQPEDGEKMISGYPSELKTALLNLLDNACKYSPAESPIMIGLTTEGDWGVVQIRNVGRTVRPDEVASLFEKFQRGSGSSGSSGAGLGLWLVQQIADLHGGTVTAQLNAGEEFSVSIRLPLFDKV; translated from the coding sequence ATGACCTCCATTTTCGATATAAGGACCCTCTTTCTTGTACTGTTCATCGTCTGCTTTGCCCTCAGTATCGATCTGATTTTTTTGTGGCTTCGTAACCGCTCTGTCGCCGGCCCCAAGTATTGGGCCGCAGCGATGATTTTTGCGACGGTCGGTTCTTTGTGCTACATCGTTCGCGGTTTTGTCCCTCTTTTCAGTTCCGTATTTTTTTCCACTATCTTCACTCTTGGCGGGTATGCTCTTTTTTTGCGGGGGATCAGAGCTTTTTTTAAAATTAGCCATGGTGCCGCGTTAGAGTGGGGCGCGGTTGGATTCAGTGCCTGCTATAGCACCTATTTTACCCTGGTCTCGCCCTGCCTGGTCGCTCGTATCGTACTTTTTTCACTGGTTGCCGCACTGCTGTTGTTCCGTTGCGCCTACCTGCTGTTTCAGCGTTCTCCTGCAGGAAAGGAAGCAATTCATTCGTTTGCTACGGCATCCACCTTTCTGCTGGCGGTTATCTCTTCGCTGCGGGCGGTCCTCGCAATTTTTGGGATAGGCATCCCAAATACGGAATCATTCCTGGATCCCAACCTGGTCACGGTTGTCGCTCTATTGAGCGTGATTACCACCTATATTTCCTTGTCGATCGGATTGACGTCTTTGCCCGGACAGTTCGCCATGAAAGAGCTCAGGGCCAGTGAAGAGCGGTTCCGGCGGCTCACCGAAGAATCGGCCGATATCGTCTGGCAGCTGGACACCGATTTGAATTTTACCTATGTCAATGGTGTCGACCAAGTTTTGCGTGGTTTTAGCCCGGATAATGTGCTTGGAACCTCAATTTTGGATGCGATGCCGCCAGACGATGTTGAACGCGTTTGTGCTTTCCATCGGGAGCGTCTCACGCAGGAACGGCAGGGCGCAAAAACCGGTGCCCAGCGCTATGAGGTGAGGCTGTTTCGCAAGGATGGCGGAACACTCTGGACAGAGCTTCATGCCAGCCCATTGCGTGACAGCAACGGGCAAATCTCCGGCTATATTGGTATCACGCGTGACATTAGTGATCGCAAACGTGACGAAGATCTTAAGGAAAAAGTTCTGAGGGATCAGACGAATTTTTTGCAGATGGTTTCGCACGAATATCGCACTCCGCTGGCCATTATGCAGACAAATATCGACCTTTTGGACATAGTGGGGAACGAAACCACTGAAACCCAGCAGTTGCGGCTGGTGAATATGCGACAGGCGGTTGGTCGGCTTAAGGAAGTCATGGAAACCTCTTTGCAAGCGGCAAGATTCTCTGAGCTGCAGCTTGACCAGGAGCCAGAGGTGCTGGAACTGGTTTCTTCACTGGATAGTATTTTGGATCATGCAGAAGGTCTTTGGCCGGATCGGACATTTGTCTTTCAGCCGGAGGATGGCGAGAAAATGATCTCCGGCTACCCTTCTGAGTTGAAGACCGCTCTACTCAATTTGCTGGATAACGCCTGCAAATATTCACCAGCGGAGTCTCCGATAATGATTGGGCTGACAACGGAAGGCGATTGGGGGGTCGTTCAGATTCGCAATGTAGGGCGGACTGTTCGCCCCGATGAAGTCGCCAGCCTGTTTGAAAAATTTCAGCGTGGCAGCGGCAGCAGCGGCAGCAGCGGCGCGGGCCTTGGTTTGTGGCTGGTACAGCAGATAGCCGATCTGCACGGCGGCACGGTGACCGCACAGCTAAACGCTGGCGAAGAATTTTCCGTTTCGATTCGTTTGCCCTTGTTTGATAAAGTATAA
- a CDS encoding ATP-binding protein, which translates to MSRNVERKFLAQLILENEDWLMERILGYAASHDYTRYTSTLKEAWRASISGLSTSIIKALKDHQDIPEFGPDEDWFADACGEFGRVEAELHRDRGITLAMFLALMKYYRQCYLDLLHHHPLPKLDTAWCELFIHRVFDRVEISFSADWQKRSESDLTRNLQQKNRQLANEKNKYLTMFESSSLPCMFIDSAGKLDSMNLPAARLFQAALNSGEHYFRPQKDEHIPQALAVEIQQFIAGETEECQFEKHFSQSEQGQDFLVMCKRMLDVSNKFSGVIVSMADIRAQKELERAHADLKAAQAQLLQREKMASIGQLAAGVAHEINNPIGFIKSNLSSLAKFVAKLTTSLQCCTEHITEHADLKSNEALQSILQDRKLPQIIEDIPDLIDESLDGVERVNKIVQNLKTFSRIDSQEHSHCDLNESLESALNIVWSELKYKATVEKDYGELPKLLCFPHQLSQAFLNLLVNAGHAIGEAGEIHLKTWQEEEQLCVSISDNGCGMSEETQKRLFEPFYTTKPIGQGTGLGMSIVYDIVQQHKGTIEVESALGQGSRFTIRLPLQEIPGE; encoded by the coding sequence ATGTCAAGAAACGTTGAACGTAAATTCCTCGCCCAACTCATCCTAGAGAACGAAGACTGGTTGATGGAACGCATTCTCGGTTACGCCGCCAGCCATGATTACACTCGCTATACCTCGACCCTGAAAGAGGCCTGGCGGGCTTCAATATCGGGATTATCTACCTCCATCATCAAGGCATTAAAAGACCATCAGGACATCCCGGAGTTCGGTCCGGATGAAGACTGGTTTGCTGACGCCTGCGGCGAATTCGGGCGCGTCGAGGCGGAGCTTCATCGTGACCGCGGGATCACCTTGGCGATGTTTCTGGCATTGATGAAATACTATCGCCAATGCTACCTCGATCTGCTTCACCATCACCCGCTTCCCAAGCTTGACACCGCTTGGTGCGAACTGTTCATCCACCGGGTGTTTGATCGGGTCGAGATCAGCTTTAGTGCCGATTGGCAAAAACGCAGCGAATCGGACCTGACAAGAAACCTACAACAGAAAAATCGCCAACTCGCCAATGAAAAAAACAAATATCTCACCATGTTTGAGAGCTCCAGCCTGCCATGCATGTTTATCGATTCTGCTGGAAAACTCGACAGCATGAACCTTCCTGCGGCCAGGCTATTCCAGGCTGCCCTCAATTCAGGTGAACATTATTTCCGACCGCAAAAAGACGAACATATCCCGCAAGCATTGGCCGTGGAAATTCAGCAATTTATTGCCGGTGAGACTGAGGAATGCCAATTTGAGAAGCATTTCAGCCAGTCGGAGCAGGGGCAGGATTTTCTGGTGATGTGCAAACGCATGCTCGATGTCAGCAACAAGTTCTCTGGAGTGATCGTGTCGATGGCCGACATCAGGGCGCAAAAAGAGCTGGAGCGCGCTCATGCCGACTTGAAAGCCGCACAGGCGCAACTTCTGCAACGGGAAAAAATGGCTTCTATCGGCCAACTCGCCGCCGGGGTTGCCCATGAAATCAACAATCCGATCGGTTTTATCAAAAGCAACCTGTCGAGTTTGGCTAAATTTGTGGCGAAGCTGACCACGTCCCTGCAATGCTGCACAGAACATATAACCGAGCACGCCGATCTAAAATCCAACGAAGCCTTGCAGTCGATTCTTCAGGACCGTAAATTGCCCCAGATCATAGAAGATATTCCCGATCTCATAGATGAATCCCTGGACGGGGTTGAGCGCGTCAACAAAATTGTTCAGAACCTGAAAACCTTCTCACGGATCGACAGTCAGGAACATTCCCACTGCGACCTGAACGAGAGTCTCGAAAGTGCCCTCAATATCGTCTGGAGTGAGCTGAAATATAAGGCAACGGTCGAAAAGGATTACGGCGAATTACCGAAACTGCTCTGTTTCCCTCACCAGCTGAGCCAGGCTTTTCTGAACCTGTTGGTCAACGCCGGGCATGCCATCGGGGAGGCGGGAGAGATCCATCTGAAAACCTGGCAGGAAGAAGAACAGCTCTGTGTCTCGATCAGCGACAATGGCTGCGGCATGTCAGAAGAAACCCAGAAAAGGCTGTTTGAACCTTTTTATACAACCAAACCGATTGGCCAGGGAACCGGTTTGGGAATGAGCATCGTCTACGACATCGTCCAGCAGCATAAAGGCACAATCGAAGTCGAAAGCGCCCTCGGCCAGGGGAGTCGATTCACGATCCGCCTTCCGTTACAGGAAATTCCCGGCGAATAA